The window CGATCAGATTACCTTCCTGATCACGGGCAAGGATCATCGGACAGATGCCAATAATACGGCATTTTAATTCTGACCGCTGCTTGTCGAAGAACCACTCTTCTTTCAAACGATACTGGATCACATCATCCGGATTAAACGGACGGAATACAGTCGAATCATACTCGTCATAAGGCGGCTCAGCGCGCGTTACTTTAATCTGCAAGGAATCTGCTCCACCCACTTTAGAAAACTCATCTAATGTCATGGGAAGCACGAATTCATCATCCTGCGGATCGTAAGCTGTTAAGCTGCCTTCTTTCACGGCATCCATAAACACATTGATCAGGTTCTTGCGATCCTTGGTGTCACCTGTTTTAGGATAACGTAACGGTGCATTGATTTTCTCATTGAGATCAATGTGACGCCACATACGCTTCGCCCACATCACATCGGCCTCCCTCAAATACGTATAAGGAATCACCCGACGGGCCGGATTATTCTCCTTCACATACACTCCATCAAGGACGTTCTGTGAGAACGATGCTATACTTACCGTAGTAAATATAGTCAGCATCAGGATGAACTTTTTCATGGGTTTATGACCTTTGTTTTATTTAACGTAGTTGCGCCTTTGCAGTTGCGGTTTTTACTGATTTCCTTATTGTACAGTCAGGGGAATAGAATTCACCGTTCTTGTTGTACCATCGGGCATTGACACCTTGATGTACTCGAACAAAATCTTGTCACCTGCGCGACATTGATCAATAATTGACTTCATATCACCTGTAAGCGCTCCGCCTTCAGCAGATTTCTCCACCGGATCGCGGCCCTTACCGTAACGGCTCATCTTAAAGCTGGTCACCTTTGGATAAAGATCGAAGTCGAAATTTTCCATGGTTGGAATGATCCCTTGCTGTGCAGCTAATGCACTCTTAGGAATATTACCATCCTTTTTACCACCAATTTTAGCCACCGGATCAGGAATACGCTTCAAACGGAATTTGAACTCTCCCATTTGCATCGGCTTGCCGTTGAAATCAGCAGAGACAACGATTTTCGCTTCTCCGGGCTGACCCTTTGCTTCCGCGATGAAATGCCCTCTACCTGCTTTTGCATCCGGAGAAAGTGAGAATCCCGTTGGAATCGCTTTCACTTTTTCATCAGGAACACCAGGTACAGAAACCGTAATCGGATTGGGAACACCAATATAAATTACATTCATCTTATCCGCAGCCACCGATGCACTTGGTTTTGCTACGATATAAGAACTTTCAAACGGATAGGATTCATAAGTGTTATCAGGTTTCTTTACTTTAATAATACCTGCATATTTCTTCTCCCCAATGCCGGAAGCACGAACTTTATAGGTTCCTACACCACCATCCACAGTCAGAGATGAACCACCAACCGTTATTTCAGGATCACTGGTAGAACTCATTGCCGCCAAGAAGATGTCGGCTGAATATTCCTGTCCTTCGATAACATAACTGGATGGAGCAATAACTTTAGGAGCAAGTGTGTCGAATTTAAAGTCGGCAGCATTAATGGCGCTCAATAAATGCGTAATAATTTCTGATTCCGCATTCTTAACGTCCGTCTGGATTTTTGATAATAACGCCACCGTTGCTACCACCGGGTTATGGTAAAAATTAGCCATCTCCCAGGTCTTCTTTCCATCCTCCAAAGCACCGGTAACCGGATCCTTGGTATCAAAAAGAGCATCT of the Bacteroidota bacterium genome contains:
- the gldM gene encoding gliding motility protein GldM, which codes for MAGQNLSPRQKMIGMMYLVLTALLALNVSKEIINAFVTINDSLEVTVKNLQGKNAQAYSAFDKQMQNDKAKTEPFFKKAQVVKKQCEDLDKYVAALKEELIRTTDKMEAGAKMVPLGEMKAKDNYDEPTRIMCGDKQDGRGHKATELKEKINGLKKNIIATLDAKDRDKFTKRLDALFDTKDPVTGALEDGKKTWEMANFYHNPVVATVALLSKIQTDVKNAESEIITHLLSAINAADFKFDTLAPKVIAPSSYVIEGQEYSADIFLAAMSSTSDPEITVGGSSLTVDGGVGTYKVRASGIGEKKYAGIIKVKKPDNTYESYPFESSYIVAKPSASVAADKMNVIYIGVPNPITVSVPGVPDEKVKAIPTGFSLSPDAKAGRGHFIAEAKGQPGEAKIVVSADFNGKPMQMGEFKFRLKRIPDPVAKIGGKKDGNIPKSALAAQQGIIPTMENFDFDLYPKVTSFKMSRYGKGRDPVEKSAEGGALTGDMKSIIDQCRAGDKILFEYIKVSMPDGTTRTVNSIPLTVQ
- the gldN gene encoding gliding motility protein GldN codes for the protein MKKFILMLTIFTTVSIASFSQNVLDGVYVKENNPARRVIPYTYLREADVMWAKRMWRHIDLNEKINAPLRYPKTGDTKDRKNLINVFMDAVKEGSLTAYDPQDDEFVLPMTLDEFSKVGGADSLQIKVTRAEPPYDEYDSTVFRPFNPDDVIQYRLKEEWFFDKQRSELKCRIIGICPMILARDQEGNLIEGGQKKLLFWIYYQEARRILANAEVANRFNSAQRMSFEDIFQKRMFNSYIIKEDNVYNRRVDDYRVNPIDALLESERIKQEMVNFEIDLWEY